A DNA window from Acetilactobacillus jinshanensis contains the following coding sequences:
- a CDS encoding NAD-dependent succinate-semialdehyde dehydrogenase yields MAYASIYPYTGKTLKTYNVISDDDLTAKLNQAEKVFQEFGKESVKDRAPILANVAKTMRQDEDQLAKYITHDMGKLLTEAKAEVELSANIAQYYADNGADFLRDKPLRTMAGNSWMEYDATGIVMCVEPWNFPYYQLMRVFATNFMLGNPVMVKHASNVPQCAEAFEKVIEKAGAPKGAYTNLFVNYKQVGRIIADPRVQGVALTGSEKAGAIISAEAGKNLKKCTMELGGNDVMYIRGDVNVKKAAKLAAYARLWNAGQVCVSAKRYIVAKSIYPEFMKDLKAEFAKYKPGDPMKASTNLAPLSSKKAQLNLQKQVKNAVANGAKMVFGGGIPKGTNGFFYNPTILTNITKKNPAFYQEFFGPVAQVYVAKDDAEAIKIANDSNYGLGGAIVSKDTHKAAQVASKMNTGMIYINDICNVIYPELPFGGVKHAGFGRELGPYAVKTFANAKLVSIKA; encoded by the coding sequence ATGGCATACGCAAGTATTTATCCATACACTGGAAAAACTTTAAAGACATATAACGTAATTAGTGATGACGATTTAACTGCAAAGTTAAACCAAGCAGAAAAAGTATTTCAGGAATTCGGCAAAGAATCCGTTAAAGACCGTGCACCAATCTTAGCTAACGTTGCTAAGACCATGCGTCAGGACGAAGATCAGTTAGCTAAGTACATTACCCATGACATGGGCAAGCTTTTAACTGAAGCTAAGGCCGAAGTTGAATTAAGTGCTAACATCGCTCAGTACTATGCTGACAACGGTGCTGACTTCTTAAGAGACAAGCCTTTACGTACCATGGCCGGCAATTCCTGGATGGAATATGATGCCACTGGTATCGTAATGTGTGTTGAACCATGGAACTTCCCATACTACCAATTAATGCGTGTATTCGCTACTAACTTCATGCTAGGTAACCCAGTAATGGTTAAGCATGCTAGTAACGTTCCTCAGTGTGCCGAAGCATTCGAAAAAGTAATCGAAAAAGCCGGTGCTCCTAAAGGTGCTTACACTAATTTATTCGTAAACTACAAGCAGGTTGGCCGTATCATCGCTGATCCACGTGTTCAGGGTGTTGCTTTAACTGGTTCCGAAAAAGCCGGTGCTATTATCTCAGCTGAAGCTGGTAAGAACTTAAAGAAGTGCACCATGGAATTAGGTGGTAACGATGTTATGTACATCCGTGGTGACGTTAACGTTAAGAAAGCCGCTAAATTAGCTGCTTACGCTCGTCTTTGGAACGCTGGTCAAGTATGTGTATCTGCTAAGCGTTACATCGTTGCTAAGAGCATTTACCCAGAATTCATGAAAGACTTAAAGGCTGAATTTGCTAAGTACAAGCCTGGTGACCCAATGAAAGCCAGTACTAACTTAGCTCCATTATCCAGCAAGAAAGCACAGTTAAACTTACAGAAACAAGTTAAGAACGCTGTTGCTAACGGTGCCAAGATGGTATTCGGTGGCGGAATTCCGAAAGGTACTAACGGTTTCTTCTACAACCCAACCATCTTAACTAACATTACTAAGAAGAACCCTGCATTCTACCAGGAATTCTTCGGCCCAGTTGCTCAGGTATACGTTGCTAAAGACGATGCTGAAGCAATTAAGATCGCTAATGATTCTAATTACGGCTTAGGTGGTGCTATCGTATCCAAGGATACTCACAAGGCTGCCCAGGTTGCTTCTAAGATGAACACTGGTATGATTTACATCAACGATATTTGTAACGTAATTTACCCAGAATTACCATTCGGTGGTGTTAAACATGCTGGCTTCGGTCGTGAATTAGGTCCTTATGCCGTCAAGACATTCGCTAATGCTAAATTAGTTAGCATTAAAGCTTAA
- a CDS encoding NAD(P)-dependent alcohol dehydrogenase, whose amino-acid sequence MSKKEITAAVVEKRNAPFKLEHVYIDDQPDANEVLVHIVATGICHTDETVRNGDVDGQTGVFPYPAIAGHEGAGIVEKVGSDVKNIKPGDHVVLSYAYDGTCKNCLNGHPASCLNWGKLNAMGVRANGKHAFFKKDGTPISNFFDQSSFATETMVNDRNVIKVPKSVDLTKVGPLGCGFVTGSGTVFNALKPEQGSSFVVMGTGAVGLAAMMAAEIKGCDPIIAVNHHDGRLKVAKKLGATYTINNDKVDWVKEVKKLTNGEGANYVVDTTGLTKLQEQCVAALASGGHFAPLAVTRHSMTFNPWTDLEATQKHVDGVLMGNSVPQEAIPQLIKFWQSGKFPFTGLEHYYNFDQINEANKASGNGSVVKPVMILDHSYKPGK is encoded by the coding sequence ATGAGTAAAAAAGAAATTACTGCAGCTGTTGTCGAAAAACGTAATGCTCCATTCAAATTGGAACACGTTTATATCGATGACCAGCCAGATGCTAATGAAGTTCTAGTACATATTGTTGCAACTGGAATTTGCCATACTGATGAAACCGTACGTAACGGTGATGTCGATGGCCAAACCGGTGTATTCCCATACCCAGCAATCGCTGGACATGAAGGTGCCGGTATCGTTGAAAAAGTTGGTAGTGATGTTAAGAACATCAAGCCAGGCGACCACGTTGTATTAAGTTATGCATACGATGGTACCTGTAAGAACTGCTTGAATGGTCATCCAGCTAGCTGCCTTAACTGGGGTAAGTTAAACGCCATGGGTGTTCGTGCTAACGGCAAGCACGCATTCTTCAAGAAAGATGGCACTCCGATTTCTAACTTCTTTGACCAGTCAAGTTTCGCTACTGAAACCATGGTCAATGACCGTAACGTAATCAAAGTACCAAAGAGCGTTGACTTAACTAAAGTTGGTCCTCTAGGCTGTGGTTTCGTTACTGGTTCTGGTACTGTATTCAATGCTTTAAAGCCAGAACAAGGTTCTAGCTTCGTTGTCATGGGCACTGGTGCCGTTGGTTTAGCTGCTATGATGGCTGCTGAAATCAAAGGTTGTGACCCAATCATCGCTGTTAACCACCATGACGGTCGTTTAAAGGTTGCTAAGAAGTTAGGTGCTACCTATACTATTAACAACGATAAAGTCGACTGGGTAAAAGAAGTCAAGAAGTTAACTAATGGTGAAGGCGCTAACTACGTTGTTGATACCACTGGTTTAACTAAGTTACAGGAACAGTGTGTTGCCGCATTAGCTTCAGGCGGTCACTTCGCACCATTAGCTGTAACCCGTCATTCAATGACATTCAACCCATGGACTGATTTAGAAGCTACTCAGAAACATGTTGATGGTGTTCTTATGGGTAACTCAGTACCACAGGAAGCTATTCCACAGTTGATCAAGTTCTGGCAGTCAGGCAAATTCCCATTCACCGGCTTAGAACACTACTACAACTTCGATCAGATCAACGAAGCTAACAAGGCCTCTGGTAATGGTTCTGTTGTTAAGCCAGTTATGATCTTGGATCACAGCTACAAGCCTGGCAAATAA
- the upp gene encoding uracil phosphoribosyltransferase, with amino-acid sequence MQNPNFHIVKHPLIQHKLSIIRNKNCGTKEFREVVNELSRLLGFEATRDLPLKNVKIQTPIAMANCKQLTGKKLAIAPILRAGLGMLDGMLDLIPSAKVACIGMYRDPETSIPHEYFVKCPEDINKRRVILIDPMIATGGSCIDAVAALVKRGVPVKNMTFINLVCVPEGIKAVYKKFPDLKIYTAAEDDYLTKNNYIVPGLGDAGDRLFGTK; translated from the coding sequence ATGCAAAATCCAAATTTCCACATTGTTAAGCACCCATTAATTCAGCACAAATTATCGATTATTCGTAACAAAAACTGTGGAACCAAAGAATTCCGAGAAGTCGTTAATGAACTATCCCGTCTACTTGGTTTCGAAGCCACTCGCGATTTACCATTAAAGAACGTCAAAATTCAGACACCGATCGCTATGGCCAACTGTAAACAGTTAACCGGTAAGAAATTAGCGATTGCCCCGATTTTACGAGCTGGACTAGGTATGTTAGACGGAATGCTAGACTTAATCCCGTCGGCTAAAGTTGCTTGCATTGGGATGTATCGTGATCCAGAAACCAGCATTCCGCACGAATACTTCGTTAAATGCCCAGAAGACATTAATAAGCGTCGGGTGATTTTAATTGATCCGATGATTGCTACCGGTGGCTCCTGTATTGATGCTGTAGCCGCTCTAGTTAAGCGTGGCGTACCCGTTAAGAATATGACCTTCATCAACTTGGTCTGTGTTCCTGAAGGGATCAAAGCCGTTTATAAGAAATTCCCAGACTTAAAGATCTATACCGCTGCCGAAGATGATTACTTAACCAAGAATAATTACATCGTCCCTGGATTAGGTGATGCCGGAGACCGTCTTTTCGGTACTAAATAA
- the guaB gene encoding IMP dehydrogenase, which translates to MSNWDTKFSKQGLTFDDVLLIPAKSNVLPNQVDTSTRLAKNIKLNVPFMSASMDTVTESPMAIAMAECGGLGVIHKNMLIDQQAKEVSKVKAIVPDKKKYPHAAVDAKGHLLAAAAVGVTSDTKERAEALFNAGADAVIIDTAHGHSMGVIRKVHQIREAFPGKTLIAGNVATGAATNDLFKAGVDIVKVGIGPGSICTTRIVAGVGVPQLTAVYDSATVARKWHRPIIADGGIKQTGDAVKALAAGGNAVIMGGMLAGTKEAPGKVYEDHGRKYKAYRGMGSIGAMEHGSADRYFQGEVNEAKKLVPEGVEARVAYKGSVRRIIYEMTGGLRSGMGYTGAKDIPTLINNAQFVRISNAGLIESHPHNVQITRQAPNYHR; encoded by the coding sequence ATGAGTAATTGGGATACTAAATTTTCTAAACAAGGATTAACGTTCGACGACGTATTATTAATCCCCGCCAAAAGTAACGTTTTACCAAATCAAGTCGACACGAGCACTCGATTAGCTAAGAACATTAAACTTAACGTTCCGTTCATGAGTGCCAGCATGGATACCGTCACCGAATCACCGATGGCAATCGCCATGGCTGAATGTGGTGGCCTCGGTGTTATTCATAAAAACATGCTGATCGATCAGCAGGCTAAAGAAGTTAGCAAGGTTAAAGCTATCGTTCCGGATAAAAAGAAATATCCACATGCCGCAGTCGATGCCAAAGGTCATTTATTAGCTGCGGCCGCTGTTGGTGTCACCAGTGATACTAAGGAACGTGCTGAAGCATTATTTAATGCCGGTGCCGATGCAGTAATTATCGATACTGCTCACGGTCATTCAATGGGTGTCATCCGAAAGGTTCACCAGATCCGCGAAGCATTTCCTGGTAAGACTTTGATTGCCGGGAATGTTGCCACCGGTGCTGCTACTAACGATCTATTCAAAGCCGGTGTTGACATTGTTAAAGTAGGTATCGGACCTGGATCCATCTGTACCACCCGTATCGTTGCCGGTGTTGGTGTTCCCCAGTTAACCGCTGTTTACGATTCCGCAACCGTTGCCCGTAAATGGCATCGTCCAATCATTGCCGATGGTGGAATTAAACAGACCGGTGATGCCGTTAAAGCATTGGCTGCTGGTGGTAACGCCGTTATAATGGGTGGCATGCTTGCCGGAACTAAAGAAGCCCCTGGTAAAGTTTACGAAGATCACGGCCGCAAGTACAAAGCCTACCGTGGCATGGGCAGTATCGGTGCCATGGAACATGGTTCTGCCGACCGTTACTTCCAGGGTGAAGTTAACGAAGCCAAGAAATTAGTTCCTGAAGGTGTTGAAGCCCGAGTTGCTTACAAAGGCAGTGTTCGCCGGATCATCTATGAAATGACCGGTGGTTTACGTTCCGGAATGGGTTATACCGGTGCTAAAGACATCCCAACATTGATCAATAACGCTCAATTCGTTCGGATCTCTAACGCTGGTTTAATCGAATCCCATCCGCATAACGTTCAAATTACCCGTCAGGCTCCTAACTACCACCGATAA